The genomic segment CTCGGCCGGGGAGAAGGAACGCCCGGACGGCACCCGGACCTCGGCGCTGCGCTTCGCCTCGCCGCACCCGCTCTCCCTGATCGCCGAGGGCGGCGGCTACTGGCGCTACGTACCGGACGGCGCGGAGGTCCGCTTCCTCACCGGCTACGACTACCACCCCCGCTGGGGCCGTCCCGGCGCGATCGCCGACCGGCTGCTGTTCCGCCCGCTCATGGGCTGGGCCACCGCCTGGTCCTTCGACCGCCTCCGTCTGTGGCTGGAGCGGGACATCACCCCCGAACGTGCCCTGCGCCGCTGGCTCGCCGAGGCGGCCGTACGCGCGCTGACGATCGCGGTCGCCTGCGCCGGACTGGCGTACGGGGCTCTGGCGGACCCGGCGGGCCCCTGGGCGCCGTCGGCGATGTTCGCCACGCCGGTGGCGGCCATGGCGGCGGCCCTGGCCGCCCTGATCGTGCCGCCCCTGCCCGGTACCCCGTCCGCCCGCCGCTGTCTGCGGACCCCGCCCGCACGCGCGCGTGCTCCCCGCCTGCTCGCGACCCTGAAGGGATAGCCGGCCATGGACGTGACGACCCCGACGGCCTCGTCTCCGACGACCGCTCCGGCCTCGATCTTCCGTACGGTCATGGGGGCGGACTTCGACCGGCTCCACCCCGAACTGCGCCGCCGCTTCTCGGTCGGCCTGGCGAGCGGCGAGGCCTGCACCGGCCGGGGGGTGATGGACCGTGTCTGGCACGGGCGGGGCTTGGTGAAGCCGTTCCTCGCGCTCGGCGGCACCCGCAACATCCTCGTCCCGCGCGAGGGGCGGAACGTCCCCTTCACCATCGAGAACGTGCCGTACGTCGACGGCCACGGCCGTGAGACGGTGACCTTCGTGCGTACCTTCGACCTGCCCGGCCGGGCCCGCCGGTTCGACGCCCAGATGGTGCTGAGCCCCAAGGGCGACCGCGTCCTCGACTACCTCGGCACCCACCAACACCTCGCCAGCGACCTGCACTTCAGCGCGGAGGCCGACGGGTCGCTGCTGATCCGCTCCGGCGAGCACCGCTTCCGGGAGGGGCCGGTCGACGTCCGCGTCCCCGAACTCATCGGCGGTGAGGCGGAGGTGCGGGAGCGGTTCGACGAGCGGACCGGACGCTTCCGCATCCGCGTGCGGGTGGTGAACCGGTACGTCGGGCCGCTCTTCGGCTACGAGGGCTCCTTCGCCGCGACCTACGACGACGTCCGGGTGTGCGGGGTCCGGCCCGGTCTGCGGCCGGTCCGCGAGGAGGCGCGGGCGTGAGCGAGGCGACCAGGGCGAAGCTGCTGGAGGGCGCGCTGCGGACCCTCGTCGAGCAGGGGATCGCCAAGACGTCCGCCCGCACGATCGCCGCGACCGCCGGGGTGAACCAGGCGCTCGTCTTCTACCACTTCGGATCCGTGGACGAACTCCTCGCGGCGGCGTGCCGGTACGGGGCGGAGCGGCGCGTCGCCCGCCACCGGGAGCGGCTGGCGACGATCGGCTCCCTCGCGGAGCTGCTGGCCTTCGGGCGGGAGATGCACGAGGAGGAGCGCGCGGAGGGGCATGTGGCCGTTCTGGGGCAGCTCCTCGCGGGGGCGCAGACCCATCCCAGGCTGGCGCCGGCTACCGCGGCGGGGCTGGATCTGTGGATCGCGGAGGTCGAGGGGGTGCTGCGGCGGGTCCTGGCGACATCGCCACTCGGGGAGTTCGCCGACGCGGGAGGGCTGGCCCGGGCCGTCGCCGCGTCCTTCGTGGGGCTGGAGCTGTACGAGGGGGTCGATCCGGAGGGGGCGGGCGCGGCGCTCGCCGCCCTCGAACAGCTGACGGCGCTCGCGGCGGCGCTCGACAGCCTCGGGCCGGTGGCCCAGCGGGCGGTCCGTCACCACCTCCGGAAGACGGCCGGCCGCTGAGTCCGCCGGGTGCCTTTCCCGCCCCCGCCCCCGCCGCCCCTGCCCGTTCCCGTC from the Streptomyces sp. NBC_00310 genome contains:
- a CDS encoding DUF4166 domain-containing protein; its protein translation is MDVTTPTASSPTTAPASIFRTVMGADFDRLHPELRRRFSVGLASGEACTGRGVMDRVWHGRGLVKPFLALGGTRNILVPREGRNVPFTIENVPYVDGHGRETVTFVRTFDLPGRARRFDAQMVLSPKGDRVLDYLGTHQHLASDLHFSAEADGSLLIRSGEHRFREGPVDVRVPELIGGEAEVRERFDERTGRFRIRVRVVNRYVGPLFGYEGSFAATYDDVRVCGVRPGLRPVREEARA
- a CDS encoding TetR/AcrR family transcriptional regulator, coding for MSEATRAKLLEGALRTLVEQGIAKTSARTIAATAGVNQALVFYHFGSVDELLAAACRYGAERRVARHRERLATIGSLAELLAFGREMHEEERAEGHVAVLGQLLAGAQTHPRLAPATAAGLDLWIAEVEGVLRRVLATSPLGEFADAGGLARAVAASFVGLELYEGVDPEGAGAALAALEQLTALAAALDSLGPVAQRAVRHHLRKTAGR